One region of Micromonospora ureilytica genomic DNA includes:
- a CDS encoding small basic family protein, translating into MIAVLALLAGVVLGVWLDPTVPAALQPYLPIAVVAALDAVFGGVRARLDRIFDDKQFVVSFISNVLVAGLIVYLGDQLGVGGQLSTGVVVVLGVRIFGNVAAIRRHLFRA; encoded by the coding sequence ATGATCGCGGTGCTGGCGTTGCTCGCCGGTGTGGTGCTGGGCGTGTGGCTTGATCCCACGGTGCCGGCGGCGTTGCAGCCGTACCTGCCGATCGCGGTGGTGGCCGCGTTGGACGCGGTGTTCGGTGGGGTGCGGGCCCGGTTGGATCGCATCTTCGACGACAAGCAGTTCGTGGTGTCGTTCATTTCGAATGTGCTGGTTGCTGGTCTGATCGTGTATCTGGGTGACCAGTTGGGGGTGGGCGGGCAGTTGTCCACAGGTGTGGTCGTTGTGCTGGGTGTGCGTATCTTCGGCAACGTGGCGGCGATCCGTCGACACCTCTTCCGGGCGTAG
- a CDS encoding DUF881 domain-containing protein encodes MSAPRLGKPGQDRVYAPDFLTELFRNPLDPGYADAAAARRGAAESAPARGWRALPARSVSLVVVVMLGFLFAVAYRQTVADEPGRSQARSGLVTQIKERESQTDRLSTQADQLREEVSRQRDAALSGSAAARLRNLEASTGLGRVRGDGVVVRLADAPDKADAVTGAGAGPPRVLYSDLQGVANALWSAGAEAIAINGQRLTSTSTIRSAGEAMLVDFRPVTGPYEVSAIGPGSMRRKFEDSRNAALMRKVAQGTGLSFGVREADDLTLPAAPEPQLRYAKPSVSPSPSASGVRSGSPGSSGPATTVSPSGGGR; translated from the coding sequence GTGAGCGCGCCGCGGCTGGGAAAGCCCGGCCAGGACCGGGTGTACGCGCCGGATTTCCTCACCGAGTTGTTCCGCAACCCGCTGGATCCGGGGTACGCGGACGCGGCTGCCGCCCGTCGAGGCGCGGCGGAGTCCGCTCCGGCGCGGGGGTGGCGGGCCTTGCCGGCGCGGTCGGTGAGCCTGGTCGTGGTGGTGATGCTCGGTTTCCTGTTCGCGGTGGCGTACCGGCAGACGGTGGCGGACGAGCCGGGGCGCAGCCAGGCCCGCTCGGGTCTGGTGACGCAGATCAAGGAGCGGGAGAGCCAGACCGACCGGTTGTCCACCCAAGCGGATCAGCTGCGCGAGGAGGTCAGCCGGCAGCGGGACGCGGCGTTGAGCGGGTCGGCCGCCGCCCGGTTGCGCAACCTGGAGGCGAGCACCGGGCTGGGTCGGGTGCGTGGTGATGGTGTGGTGGTGCGGTTGGCGGACGCGCCGGACAAGGCGGACGCGGTGACCGGTGCCGGAGCTGGGCCGCCGCGGGTGCTCTACAGCGACCTGCAGGGGGTGGCGAACGCGTTGTGGAGTGCTGGCGCGGAGGCGATCGCCATCAACGGGCAGCGGTTGACGTCGACGTCGACGATCCGGTCGGCGGGTGAGGCGATGCTCGTGGACTTCCGGCCGGTGACCGGGCCGTATGAGGTGTCGGCGATTGGGCCGGGTTCGATGCGGCGCAAGTTCGAGGACAGCCGGAACGCGGCGCTGATGCGGAAGGTCGCGCAGGGGACCGGGTTGTCGTTCGGTGTGCGGGAGGCGGATGACCTCACCCTGCCGGCGGCGCCGGAGCCGCAGCTACGCTACGCCAAGCCGTCGGTCAGTCCGAGCCCTTCCGCGTCGGGTGTCCGGTCCGGCAGTCCCGGGTCGTCCGGTCCGGCGACGACTGTTAGTCCCTCCGGAGGTGGCCGATGA
- a CDS encoding CDP-alcohol phosphatidyltransferase family protein, producing the protein MSRRPARAEQPRDTGDEAPGNQVLTLPNLISFGRLLGVPLFLYLFLVERADVAAVVVLAIGGTTDWVDGWIARRLHQVSRLGELLDPLADRLYILATLIAFTAREVVPWQFTAALLAREVLLLASLAVLRRYGYGPPPVHYVGKTATFLLLAAFPVLLLASAAADVATAASAIGWALAWWGLVLYWVAGGMYVVQAARLVRAARGRGAAA; encoded by the coding sequence GTGTCGCGTCGGCCGGCTCGGGCAGAGCAACCGCGGGACACCGGTGACGAGGCCCCCGGCAACCAGGTGCTCACCCTGCCCAACCTGATCAGCTTCGGGCGGCTGCTGGGCGTGCCGCTCTTCCTCTACCTGTTCCTGGTGGAGCGGGCCGACGTGGCGGCGGTCGTCGTGCTGGCCATCGGCGGCACCACCGACTGGGTCGACGGGTGGATCGCCCGCCGCCTGCACCAGGTGAGCCGCCTGGGCGAGCTGCTGGACCCGCTCGCCGACCGGCTCTACATCCTCGCCACCCTGATCGCCTTCACCGCGCGGGAGGTGGTGCCGTGGCAGTTCACCGCGGCGCTGCTGGCCCGTGAGGTGCTCCTGCTCGCCTCGCTGGCGGTGCTGCGTCGCTACGGGTACGGGCCGCCGCCGGTGCACTACGTGGGCAAGACCGCCACGTTCCTGCTGCTCGCGGCGTTCCCGGTGCTGTTGTTGGCCTCCGCGGCGGCCGACGTGGCGACGGCGGCGAGCGCCATCGGTTGGGCGTTGGCCTGGTGGGGGCTGGTGCTCTACTGGGTGGCCGGCGGGATGTACGTCGTGCAGGCGGCCCGGCTGGTGCGCGCGGCGCGGGGCCGGGGAGCGGCGGCGTGA
- a CDS encoding MarR family winged helix-turn-helix transcriptional regulator, whose protein sequence is MERPADLAAAIDAAAGTLIAVLDSAASRHQVPPTQLRVLTLLSGRPETNVNGLAELLDVVPSSASRLCDRLEATGLLRRVADPRDRREVRLVPTAAALTLLGELAERRQRAVQVVLDRMPARMQHELLLALVGFARAATSVPEQQTDSAVQTA, encoded by the coding sequence GTGGAGCGACCTGCGGATCTCGCCGCGGCGATCGACGCCGCCGCCGGGACGCTGATCGCCGTGCTGGATTCGGCCGCGTCGCGGCACCAGGTGCCGCCCACCCAGCTGAGGGTGCTCACGCTGCTCAGCGGTCGACCGGAGACCAACGTCAACGGGTTGGCGGAGCTGCTGGACGTGGTGCCCTCGTCGGCGAGCCGCCTGTGTGACCGGCTGGAGGCGACCGGGCTGTTGCGCCGGGTGGCCGATCCGCGTGACCGGCGTGAGGTGCGGTTGGTGCCGACCGCCGCCGCGCTGACCCTGTTGGGGGAGTTGGCCGAGCGGCGGCAGCGTGCGGTGCAGGTGGTGCTGGACCGGATGCCGGCGCGGATGCAGCACGAGCTGTTGCTGGCGCTTGTCGGGTTCGCGCGGGCGGCGACCTCGGTGCCCGAGCAGCAGACCGATTCCGCCGTGCAGACGGCCTGA